AGTATTGTCGCTGTTATCCGAATTATTCGAGTTATCCGAGTTATCCGAATTATCATTAGCATTATCTGAAATAGCAACATCTACATCATCACTATTAGTGCTGTTATCCGAGTTATTCGAGTTATCCGAATCATCCGAGTTATCCGAGTTATCCGAATTATCATTAGCATTATCTGAAATAGCAACATCTACATCATCACTATTAGTGCTGTTATCCGAGTTATTCGAAGCATCCGAGTTATCCGAGTTATCCGAGTTATTCGAGTTATCCGAATCATCCGAGTTATCCGAGTTATCCGAATTATCATTAGCATTATCTGAAATAGCAACATCTACATCATCACTATTAGTGCTGTTATCCGAGTTATCCGAATCATCCGAGTTATCCGAGTTATCCGAGTTATTCGAGTTATCCGAATCATCCGAGTTATCCGAGTTATCCGAATTATCATTAGCATTATCTGAAATAGCAACATCTACATCATCACTATTAGTGCTGTTATCCGAGTTATCCGAAGCATCCGAGTTATCCGAGTTATCCGAATCATCCGAGTTATCCGAGTTATCCGAATTATCATTAGCGTTATCTGAAATAGCAACATCTACATCATCACTATTAGTGCTGTTATCCGAGTTATCCGAATCATCCGAATTATCGGAGTTGTTGGTATTATCGGAATTGTTGCTGTTGTCATCGTTGTCTGCAGTACTGTTGTCGTCGTTATCAGCAACACTGTTATCTGAGTTGTTATTAGCTGAGTTGTCGGTAGTTACAGTCGAGTTATCATTTGCTGCGGAGGAACCATTGTCCGCTTCATTTGCCAATGCTAAATTGGCTGCAGAACTAAGTATTAGGGCAATACTTACTGCTAGTATGTTTTTGTTAAAAAGTTTCATATTTTACACTCCACTAAGAATTATTTAGTAACTATTAATCTACTTGAAACATCTAAAACGCTATTAAGAAAGAGAAATCTAACGTTACAAGAAAAATAGTGACACCTTAAACGTCCATATAAAGCGTGTATGCCTATATAAAAAGCGTTAATCCATATCTGATTAACATATATCTGAATGCACCGGCTTTGTATTCACTGTGAATAATAGTTCACGGCTAACTTAAAATTCCATTAAAGACACATCAAAAAACACTTAAAAAAGAATCTAAACATCTTGATTTTTGAAATGATTTTATTAAATAAAAAGTAATTAACCGTAGGGGATTGTTGAAATTTTTACGATAAAAATAATTAGGGATGATTGTGTATGAGGTTAGATTATCTGTCAGTATTTTTTACACTTATTTTTAATGCGCCATCTGTGCTAAAGAGTGAATCAATTAAGCGATTGTATTAATAATAGAAATTATTTTAGGCGTAAATATTGCTTGTTTTTTAAACATATGATTAAAAATAATTTTTTAACAACAGATTAACTTTTCCTGTAGGCCTTCTCTGCAGCCGTTAAATCTTGTTTCCGGAGTAAGTTAAATTATTAGATTATTTACGTCATTTAAAATGAGAAAAAGGACTTAAATATGCAATGTTTTCAGCATGACAATAGTATGCTCATAATTTCCAATGATAGCTTTATCATTGGCTTATTAACGGGATATTGTGTTGCTAATCACTTCACCCTCAAATGCATACCTCACTCTAAACCTCTATATACTAACGGTGACCATCCTAAGTTTAATTTAATTATTATAGACTTACGTGAACTGACACCCTCTTTAATTGAAGACCACTTAGAATCGTTAAACAATATCCATCATCAATATTCCATTCCTATTTGTGCCATACATAACAGAAATAGAATGCCACTTCATCGACTACTACCTTGGCTCAATTATTATAAAGACGAAACCTTTATTGAAAAACTCGACGATTATATTAATAAATACATTATCAATTTCACCCATGTCTTTGATGAAAGAAGAAATTATAACCGTAGATTAGGAGATGACCGACGTACAATATTAGGCACAATTAACTCTTTTTCATCCAAACAACTTAATGGGACCGCTAAGTTACTTAATCCCGATGTAGAACTTGAATTATTAGGTCTTTTTAAAATAGATAAAGATTGTCAAAATGTTTATTTAAAAGGAAAAAACTTAGAGCTTACTACCAAGGAATTTAAACTTTTTAAATTGTTAGCTGAAGAGCCTGAACGTGTATGTACGACCGAAAAGTTGATCACTCATTTATGGCCGAATAGAGGTCGTGCAAATAAATCTGATCTTTATCAATACATGCATTTATTAAGAAAGAAAGTTGAACTTGACCCAGATAATCCACATTGGATCATAACGATTAAAGGTGTTGGTTATAAATTACATATCTAGGTATTTTACTTACAAAAACGCAATTCTAGTGTGTCTAGTGGCTGAGTTGAGAGAGTTACTTATGATAGGTTGATGTTGTCATTTTATGATAGGACTAAAAGCATCGTGCTTAAAAGAATTTGAGCCTTTTCATGGCTATATTACAGCGATTAAATAAGGGAGTAATCTCATTTAATCGCTGAGTCTACAAATGAAATGGCTCACAAACTCAGAAAAGTAAATCTGCATATAGTCTGAGATATATTAGCGAACAGTGTATTAGCAAAGAGTGTTAATCCTGCTCTTTTTTAGTCGCATCTTCAATTTGATCTGGTGTTAACTTCTTGCGTTTAATAATTTTCATTGCGCCAGCATCCTCTATATCAAGGAAAGTTTTCTTAATAACTTTTCTTGGTTTGTTCGACACAGCTTTTTTATCTTTAGCAACACTAACTTTAGCTTTTACTGCTTTTTCTTTTTTCGGTTTTAAGCCTTTAAACTTAACTTTAATACCTTCAACTTTAGTAAAGCTGATTTTTTGTTGTAGAAAAGCTTCTACGTTTTTAAGACTTAGCCAATCATTTGGTCCGACTAATGAAATAGCATCACCTTTCGTTCCTGCACGACCGGTACGGCCAATACGGTGAACAAACTCTTCCGTATGCTTTGGCATATCAAAATTGATTACATGCGATACATTGATTAAATCAAGGCCACGTGAGGCTAAATCTGTCGTTACCAATATTTTATGTTGGCCTTTAGAAAAGCTTTCCATAATTTGATTACGTTGACCTTGGTTTAACTCACCACTTAAAGCAACAGCATTAAGATTTTGCTCAGTAAGTAGTTTAGCTAAACGATCAGTATCACTTCGTGTTGCAGTAAATATAATGATTTGTTGTGATTTCTCAGTGACTAAGAAGTGCTGTAATAGTGCTTCTTTTTGCGTGAGATTATCGGCAAGGTAAAAGCGTTTAGCAATATCTACGTGCTCACTATGCCCAGCATTAATAGCAATTCGTTTAGGCTTAGTAAGCAATTCAGTGGCAAACTCATTCACTTGCGCGTGATCTAAGGTTGCTGAAAACAGTAACGTTTGACGTTTACGATGATCGGCAGCCTTATTTATTTGAGTTAGCTCTTTACTAAAACCTAAATCAAGCATGCGATCAGCTTCATCTAAAATCAGTAGCTCTAAACCATTTAAATGGAAGTGACCTTGCGTTAAATGATCTGCTAAGCGTCCAGGTGTTGCAACAATAAACTCAGGCTCTTTCTGCAAAACTTTTACTTGGTCGTTAAAGTTTTCACCACCTAAAATTAATACCGCTTTATATTGAGTATTCGCCGTAAACAAACGCAGTTGACTAAAAACTTGTTTAGCTAATTCACGTGTTGGCGTTAAAATTACCACACGTGGATCACGCTTTGACAGAGCACGATTTTTACTTAATCGCTGTAAAGCAGGAATAATAAACGCTAACGTTTTACCTGAACCTGTTTTAGACGAAGCAATTAAATCATGCCCCGCCATTGCCGCAGGAATCGCCTGTTGCTGAATTTGTGTTGGTTCGTTAAAACCCATATGCTCAATGGTACTCATTAAAGCACTGTCTAAACCAAAATCACTAAATTGCACTCGGCATTCTCCTAAACGTATTTAAAGTGGTTAAACTAATCATTAAAGATGTCATTAACCAGCTGCAATTCTTGCTTCAACGACAACTAAAGCTTGTTCAATTCTTTCTATTACTTTGCTTTGGTCTAACAAAGCTAAGGTAATATCAAGTGATGGTGAGTTACCGCCACCTGTTGCCGCAACACGTAATGGCATACCAACTTTACCCATACCCAGCTCTAATTCTACTGCTGTATCGTTAATTGCTGCGTGAATAGGCTCTGGTGACCAATCAGTTAATGCTGCTAGCTTTTCTTTAACTAATATCATTGGCTCTTTAACAACTGGACGTAAATGTTTTTTAACCGCTTTTGCATCAAGTTCAGTGAAATCTTCATAGAAATAACGAGAAATATCAGCCATTTCTTTAAGGGTTTTTACACGATCAGCCTGAATTCTAACAACATCAGCTAAAGCAGGACCATTCTCGGTATTAATGCCTTGATCAGCCATATGCCATGCAAGATGCTCAGCTACGTAAGCTGGATCCATCGTTTTCATATAATGCTGATTTACCCAAATTAATTTATCGGTATTAAAACCAGACGGAGCACGATTACAATCCTTTAAATCAAATAATTCAATCATTTCTTCACGAGAAAAAATTTCTTGATCGCCATGTGACCAACCTAAACGTACTAAATAGTTTAGAAGTGCTTCAGGTAAAAAACCATCATCTCGATACTGCATAACACCAACGGCGCCATGGCGTTTAGATAAACGCTTACCATCATCACCTAAAATCATTGGGATATGTGCGTACTGAGGTACATCTGCACCTAATGCTCTAAGAATGTTGATTTGTTTAGGGGTATTACTAACATGATCATCTCCACGAACAACATGAGAAACTTTCATATCCCAGTCATCAACAACAACGGTTAAGTTATAAGTTGGTGTGCCGTCAGAGCGAGCAATGATCAAATCATCTAATTGCCCATTGCTAATAGCAATATCACCTTTAACCATATCTTTAATGATAACGTCGCCTTCAAGCGGATTTTTAAAACGAATTACAAACGGTTTGTCTGCTGGGTGATCGGTACGATCACGCCATAAGCCATTGTATTTTTCTATTTCGCCTTTTGCTTTAGCTTCTTCACGCATCGCATCTACTTCTTCGCTGGTGCTATAACAACGATAAGCATTACCTGAGGCAATTAATTGTTCTATTGCTTCGTTATAACGGTCAAAACGTTCAGTTTGAAAGTATGGACCATGTGTCCACTCAAGGTTTAACCAGTTCATTCCATCCATAATGGCATCAACTGACGCTTGGGTTGAACGCTCTAGGTCGGTATCTTCTATGCGAAGAATAAAATCACCGCCATTTTTCTTGGCGTATAACCAGCTATACAAAGCAGTACGAGCACCGCCAACATGTAGGTATCCTGTTGGGCTTGGGGCAAAACGTGTTGTTAAAGTCATAAGAATCTCTAAAGGGTGTCACTAACAGCGCCTATTTGGCGACATCAGGAGTATAAATCGAAAAATTGCCCGCATTTTAACACCGCACTTAAGTTAATTCATCACTTTGATGTAATTAAATAGTTTATCTTTGCAATGGGCATTAATGGGTAGAGGAATGACCAATAATTATTGATTTTTTGAGGTGGAGATGCAGGCTAAATAGCTACAAATAATAATTAATGGGTGTAGAAAAATATATGTACGGGAATATGAAGATAAACAAATTTTTTAACTGAATAATATTGAGGTAATACTAAAAGAAAATAAGAATAAAGAATGGTGGACGATACTGGGCTTGAACCAGTGACCCCCGCCTTGTAAGGGCGGTGCTCTCCCAACTGAGCTAATCGTCCATTTTAGTTTTAATTCTTTATGGATAAAGAATGGTGGACGATACTGGGCTTGAACCAGTGACCCCCGCCTTGTAAGGGCGGTGCTCTCCCAACTGAGCTAATCGTCCATTTAGTTTTAATTCTTTATGGAAAAGAATGGTGGACATTATTTGCAAGAACAGGCTTGAACCTAGTCTGCGTATAAAATCACAATACACTTTATAAAAAAATAAAGTGGTGGACGATACTGGGCTTGAACCAGTGACCCCCGCCTTGTAAGGGCGGTGCTCTCCCAACTGAGCTAATCGTCCATTTTAGTTTTAATTCTTTATGGAAAAGAATGGTGGACAATATTTGCAAGAACAGGCTTGAACCTAGTCTGCGTATAAAATCACAATACACTTTATAAAACATAAAGTGGTGGACGATACTGGGCTTGAACCAGTGACCCCCGCCTTGTAAGGGCGGTGCTCTCCCAACTGAGCTAATCGTCCATTTTAGTTTTAATTCTTTATGGAAAAGAATGGTGGACAATATTTGCAAGAACAGGCTTGAACCTACTCTGCGTATAAAGTCACAATACACTTTATAAAAACATAAAGTGGTGGACGATACTGGGCTTGAACCAGTGACCCCCGCCTTGTAAGGGCGGTGCTCTCCCAACTGAGCTAATCGTCCATTTAGTTTTAATTCTTTATGGAAAGAATGGTGGACATTAGTTGCAAGAATTGGCTTGAACCTATTCTGCGTATAAAGTCACAATATACTTTGTAAAAACAAAGTGGTGGACGATACTGGGCTTGAACCAGTGACCCCCGCCTTGTAAGGGCGGTGCTCTCCCAACTGAGCTAATCGTCCGTCTCTTCGGGGGCGTATTATAGGCAGTTCGCAAAAGCTGTCAACAGAAAAGCTATAAGTTTCTAATTTTTTTTTCAAAAAATCATGCGCTTGATTTATTTTCAGCCATAACGCTGCATTAATACACATTAAAAATTACTTTTAACGTACTTAAGTTCATAAAACTAAAATGGATGACCTATCATCAACCAAGTACTTGTTCCTTCCTTTGAACGAGTGAAGTCTAATCGCACTACAATACCTGCGGTTAGGGCTCTTAATGAGACACCAACGTCTGATTTCCAGTCAGATAATAAAGTATCTCGATGAAAAGTAGGTGAAACTCTTCCTCCTTCAACATACAAAACCGTTTGAAACCAATCAAGATTTAGAAATCGTAACCATCGTACATTTTCTGTGGGATTATAATCTAAGGTCATACGATACTCGGCTGTAGCATAAACAACCGCTTTATCATGGAAGCGGTTTTGCCTAAACCCTCGCAAGCGATACATCCCCCCTAATGTTGCCCCCTCAAGAAAAGGAGCATGATTAATGACCTGGTTATTTCCAGCTTCATCATAAATAACCTCCCAACTTGGTGAGTAACCCAACCAAGCGTTGAGCGCGATAATATTTTGTTTCGCAAATGAACTTTTCCCTAAAGAAAAATATTTACTCACTTCCACCTCAACAAAGTCCCAGCGCTCTTTTGATTCTAACCATTCAGGATTATAACTATAAGCGATATATTGTGAGCTCCCTCTGCTAGGGTTAGCTGGAAAGTCCGTATTGTCGTAAAACATACCTAATTCAAGCGCATGAACTGCACCAGAAAGCTCACCCTCTTCATTTATATATTGCTGATAACGATTGAATTGCCTAGCAATAATGATACTAGTACCGGTGATTAGCGGGTTCCAATCAGCTGGTTCGGTTTCATCTTTTAATAACCCGCCCGCTAATTGATAACGAGCCATACTTTGCTCTTTAGCATCTCCCCAAGGCAGAACATACTCTAAACTCACCTCCCACCAATTACTTGAGCCGCTGGCTTGAATAAAGTCGTCAAAACTTGAGTCATTAGACCCTGCCCTAGGCGCTGATGTATATTTCTCTGGCAAAGGTGAGTATGCACGTAATAGTGGAAAGTTCCCCATCATACCAATAGCGCTAAAAAAAAAGCGTTTACTGTCAAAAACGCGATAGTTCCAAAGCCCTGCCCCTAAACCTTTAGTCTCCTCACCGCCATAAACGGTTCCTCCCATAGTCATTTGTTTTTGATATAGGCCAGAAGCCATAGCTCCTACACCGACAACTAAACCTAAGTCATCAGTACTAAAAGCATAGGGTAATACTAAACTTTCACGCATTTTAGTATTTTCTAGTCGCTGCACTGAGTACTTAACCTTACTCGGTGGCTTAGCGTGCACAGCAGTATTAAAAAACAGCCACTGCGTACTAACTAAAATAAGAAAAAGTAAACTGTGTGAATTTAGAGGTGTAACACTGTTTTTCATTTAGACACTAGATCCATCATCTAATTAGTTTTTGGCATATGAGCTTCATCAAATTTAATTCTCAATGCTTTGGCCCATTTTCTGATCATACGCTTCGCATCTGCACGATTAGATACACGATTTGCCCACTGATGATAACTATTATCTCCTGCGACCGCAGTGTTAACAGCACGGGCTAATATTTCGCCACTGACACCGTCATAAAGCTCAATAAATAAGGTCGCTTGTCCTGCATCATCGGCATAGGTTTTTACGTTTATCGCTGATCTCATATCGGGGGCTGAAACATCTAAATTGATAATGGCAGGTCTTACAACTAAGGTTTTAGAACTTACTTTATCAACGAGAGAAAAGTTAGCATCTTTACCAAACTCCTCTTTAAAGACTTCATCAAATAATTCAGCCATTTCAGCTTTCATACGTATTACATCAGCATCATTTATCCGTGTCGATAATGAGACCTGATCTCTATTGTAATCGCGCTTCCAGTTCTTTTTAAAAGCAACTGCACTAGGGAGTATTTGTACTTTGTCATACTCTGAAAAATCAACACCTTCCTTTTTATAAGCAACCGTTGAGCGTGTTGATTTTTTCAACTCCATGCCTTCTGGCGAGACTTGAGGTGCATTGGTTGGGTTGGTAGAATTACAACCAATAACCAATGATGCGGCTAAAGCGATAAAGCTCAATTTAAGACCTTGTTGTTTAGTCATTTTTATTCCTTATATTTTAATTACTTAGTTAATACTAGATTAATAATAGATTTGTATTAACTAAGGCTTCCTGTTTATTTATGCTGTTATTATTAATTATCCAAATAAATAAGCTATCTACCTCGTCGAGCGTTGCCCATTGGCTGATGACCACCTCGCGACATATTACCCATTTGTCGGCCATGTAAATCACGATTCATCGTTTTGTGATCAAATGAACGGTTATTAGGTTTTTGCCTATTTATTTGCTGGTTACGCTGTTGTTGATTTGGAAAAGAGGGAGAGTTCAGTGTTCCCTGTTTTGGCACCGTCTTCCAGTTTTTATTACTACGATTTTGCCACTGACCATTTTCGTGACGCACAACACCACCACGTTTATCGGCATAAACATTATTCGCTCGCTTCGGAGAGACTTTTGCTCTGTTTATTTTTCCTGTCGATGGTTGTTTGATTGCATTACGCTTTTTATTGACACCTTGATTGTATAGATTATTAGTTCGATGACCCTGTGCGATTCTTCCTCCAGTCCTATTCGTTGGATTGGCGGCAATTCTTTTCTTTGCATGATCACGATTTGCAATACTCACCGAGTTGCCAATATTCACATTGCCATTAATGTTTATGTTGGTATTTCCTCGATAACCACCGCCATAATATCGACCACAACAGGGTCTTGGATGGTGGTGATAACCACCGCCCCATACCACGCCAACTCTAAAGAATGGGCTGCCCCAACTTACGCCAACATTCCAGCCAGTCCATGGGTTATAACCTACATGTAATCCCCACGTTGGTGGTCTAGGGTAATACCAACCGCCAACATAATAAGGTGGGTAATACCAACCAGTACCATAAATAGGCACACCATAATATGGATATGACCACATATAACCTGGGGTGTAACCGACATACACAACGTCAGGTGTAGAGTCATAAACGGTGACATAAGTGGTGTTATACATAGGTGAGCTAGGCGGAATTTGAGCTATCGCTTCTTGAGGAATATCATCGGCAACTTGCCAAGGCCCTTTAGCCTTTGAGGCAACAAACCAAACACCATTATCAACTGCATAATATTTACCCGAGATTTTAAGTACTTGCGCTGAAGTATTAGTTGCATATTCAACTTGGGTATTAGCTATTTTCTCGAAAATAGGTTCGCCGTCGTAATTTACCGTCAGCTTAGCTTCACTACGTTTAATTGCAGCGGTTTGAGGAATTTGTGCATCTAATACCGCTTGTTCAGCCTCATCAGTCCCTGCAATGGATGTTCTTATGCCACCAATAGCAGATTCAGGTGGGATTTCTTTGAAACTTTGCGGTAACTTATCACCACGAACAAAAACCCAAGGACCTTGTTCACTTTTACTGCTAAACCAACGACCTGATAACAGCAAATACATATCACCACTGGCAAGTTCACGTAACCAAGGTGTTTCGGTATTTTCAACATAGAGTAATTTACCACCCACTAAACTCGTCCAATTCGCTTTACCATCAGAAACAACCAGTTCAGTCGGCTTAGTTGCCGTTACAATATTAGGCGCTGAAATGACTTGTGGTGTGTCGCTTTGTTCTTCTTCTTTTGGAATTAACGCTTTAAGATCAGCAGGAGGATTAGCTAATATTGACCAAGGTCCTAACGCTGTTGATGCTTGGTACCATAGATGCCCACTGGTTAAGTAAAACTTTGCTTGGTTTTTTTTCTTTATTACCGCCAGTGGTGTATTTAATGCCCGCTGATAGTCACTGTTATCAATATCTCTAAAAACAGGATCACCATCGTAGCTAAGCAATACTGACAAAATACTTGTAAACTGTATTATTGGTGGGTCATTTTTAATCGTGGCGAGGCTTTCTTTTATTTGCTCTGCACTGGTTAAACTGGCGGTCAATTTAGATAACGAAGCGGTAAATGAAGAGTTGGCTAATTGTGCATCAACAAATTGACTAAACTGCTTTTCATCTGATTCTGTTGAATCAGGCCAGCCTACTTTAGTCACTTTTAATTGGTTAATAGTGACTGTATTTTCACTGCGATCTGTCGCTATTTTGGCCGAAAACCAAAATACGCCAAAAATGGGATTGGGGTTGTCTTTTAATTCAAGTGACATTGCCGCCCGCCCAGTCAGAATATTACCCTTAAGCTTTTCAGGCTGAGGTTGATAAACGACTATAGTACCACGATCACCAGATAGCTCTTGTGGCCAATCTTCAGCAAAGCTAGTTAAAGAAAAAAGGAGTAAAAAGCATGCTATGAAGCATCTACTAATAACTCTTAGTATGGGTACATTAAGGCTAAGTTTCATCATACAATCCTGTATTGTGTGCGGGTTAATGTAAAAAAATTGTCAGTATGTTAATATCGCCTGAAATAATGCCGCTGTAAATATAATTACATTAAAATTAAGCCGGTAACTACTTATATACACTAGGAATATCTATGAAAGCCCCTTTATATACTGACATTCTTGCTATTTGCCAAGAAATTGCTAACGCTTCAAACACCGATAATGATGAGTTAAGGCTAGCCAGTTGTAAAAAATTACAAGTGCTTTGTGCAACAAACCAAGACTCACCAAAAGATCACCCTCTACAATGGGAAGCACTTGCTGACTTTACCGAAGATGGTGAGCAAGCTATGGATATTTATGAAGTAGCCTTAGCAACGGCTGAAAAATTAGCATTACCAGTTTTTACTGCATCCGCATATTTAGCAATGGCGCTACGCCAAGTTGAATTTGAAGAGAAAGAACAAGCACTAATTTTTGCTAATAAAGCTAACGACGTTGCTCAATCCATTGAAAGCGAAGAATTAAAAACTGAAATAACTGAACTTTTATCTCAATTAACACAAGAATAAATCTCAGTTTATTATCGAGAAATATATGTCAGAAAGTTACTTAGTTATTGAATTAAACCATCAACCGGTAGAATTATGTAAGTTATTAAAAATAGCAAATTTAGTCAGTGGTGGCGGTGAAGCAAAAGTCGTTATCAGTGAAGGCTATGTTTTACTAAATGGTGAAGTGGAATACCAAAAGCGTAAAAAAGTTTATCATGAAGATGTGATTGAGTTTAATGGTGAAGTAGTTCAGTTACTTATCAATGAAGAGCTCACTGAGGCAGAAGTTATCCCTGAAAGTCTAGAAGAAAGCATCACTCCAGCGGTTAGTGAAGTTACGACTAAAAGTCCAACTAAAACAACTAACGAACAGAGCAATTATGTTTCAAAGGCTAAAACACCTCAGAAAAAAGCTAGGCCTAATAAAAAACAAGCTAAAAGTGATTTTATTGCTCAGCCACAAGATATTGAAATAGTTAAAGTACCAAGAAAAAGAAAACCTATTTCATTTTAATTATTAACGATATAAGTTCTTTTAATCATTGATAAATAAACGTTAATGAAAGCCATTTTAACAATCATTAACGTTTAAAACATATTTACAGTACTTTTTCCCAAAACAACGCCTTACCTGTTTTTTCATCTAACTCATAACCAGTAAAGCCTAACTTTCTGTAAGCATTTTGCGCGACTGTATTACCCTCTAATACT
The DNA window shown above is from Colwellia psychrerythraea 34H and carries:
- a CDS encoding winged helix-turn-helix domain-containing protein yields the protein MLIISNDSFIIGLLTGYCVANHFTLKCIPHSKPLYTNGDHPKFNLIIIDLRELTPSLIEDHLESLNNIHHQYSIPICAIHNRNRMPLHRLLPWLNYYKDETFIEKLDDYINKYIINFTHVFDERRNYNRRLGDDRRTILGTINSFSSKQLNGTAKLLNPDVELELLGLFKIDKDCQNVYLKGKNLELTTKEFKLFKLLAEEPERVCTTEKLITHLWPNRGRANKSDLYQYMHLLRKKVELDPDNPHWIITIKGVGYKLHI
- a CDS encoding BamA/TamA family outer membrane protein, whose product is MKNSVTPLNSHSLLFLILVSTQWLFFNTAVHAKPPSKVKYSVQRLENTKMRESLVLPYAFSTDDLGLVVGVGAMASGLYQKQMTMGGTVYGGEETKGLGAGLWNYRVFDSKRFFFSAIGMMGNFPLLRAYSPLPEKYTSAPRAGSNDSSFDDFIQASGSSNWWEVSLEYVLPWGDAKEQSMARYQLAGGLLKDETEPADWNPLITGTSIIIARQFNRYQQYINEEGELSGAVHALELGMFYDNTDFPANPSRGSSQYIAYSYNPEWLESKERWDFVEVEVSKYFSLGKSSFAKQNIIALNAWLGYSPSWEVIYDEAGNNQVINHAPFLEGATLGGMYRLRGFRQNRFHDKAVVYATAEYRMTLDYNPTENVRWLRFLNLDWFQTVLYVEGGRVSPTFHRDTLLSDWKSDVGVSLRALTAGIVVRLDFTRSKEGTSTWLMIGHPF
- a CDS encoding DEAD/DEAH box helicase is translated as MQFSDFGLDSALMSTIEHMGFNEPTQIQQQAIPAAMAGHDLIASSKTGSGKTLAFIIPALQRLSKNRALSKRDPRVVILTPTRELAKQVFSQLRLFTANTQYKAVLILGGENFNDQVKVLQKEPEFIVATPGRLADHLTQGHFHLNGLELLILDEADRMLDLGFSKELTQINKAADHRKRQTLLFSATLDHAQVNEFATELLTKPKRIAINAGHSEHVDIAKRFYLADNLTQKEALLQHFLVTEKSQQIIIFTATRSDTDRLAKLLTEQNLNAVALSGELNQGQRNQIMESFSKGQHKILVTTDLASRGLDLINVSHVINFDMPKHTEEFVHRIGRTGRAGTKGDAISLVGPNDWLSLKNVEAFLQQKISFTKVEGIKVKFKGLKPKKEKAVKAKVSVAKDKKAVSNKPRKVIKKTFLDIEDAGAMKIIKRKKLTPDQIEDATKKEQD
- the gltX gene encoding glutamate--tRNA ligase, which codes for MTLTTRFAPSPTGYLHVGGARTALYSWLYAKKNGGDFILRIEDTDLERSTQASVDAIMDGMNWLNLEWTHGPYFQTERFDRYNEAIEQLIASGNAYRCYSTSEEVDAMREEAKAKGEIEKYNGLWRDRTDHPADKPFVIRFKNPLEGDVIIKDMVKGDIAISNGQLDDLIIARSDGTPTYNLTVVVDDWDMKVSHVVRGDDHVSNTPKQINILRALGADVPQYAHIPMILGDDGKRLSKRHGAVGVMQYRDDGFLPEALLNYLVRLGWSHGDQEIFSREEMIELFDLKDCNRAPSGFNTDKLIWVNQHYMKTMDPAYVAEHLAWHMADQGINTENGPALADVVRIQADRVKTLKEMADISRYFYEDFTELDAKAVKKHLRPVVKEPMILVKEKLAALTDWSPEPIHAAINDTAVELELGMGKVGMPLRVAATGGGNSPSLDITLALLDQSKVIERIEQALVVVEARIAAG
- a CDS encoding carbohydrate-binding family V/XII → MMKLSLNVPILRVISRCFIACFLLLFSLTSFAEDWPQELSGDRGTIVVYQPQPEKLKGNILTGRAAMSLELKDNPNPIFGVFWFSAKIATDRSENTVTINQLKVTKVGWPDSTESDEKQFSQFVDAQLANSSFTASLSKLTASLTSAEQIKESLATIKNDPPIIQFTSILSVLLSYDGDPVFRDIDNSDYQRALNTPLAVIKKKNQAKFYLTSGHLWYQASTALGPWSILANPPADLKALIPKEEEQSDTPQVISAPNIVTATKPTELVVSDGKANWTSLVGGKLLYVENTETPWLRELASGDMYLLLSGRWFSSKSEQGPWVFVRGDKLPQSFKEIPPESAIGGIRTSIAGTDEAEQAVLDAQIPQTAAIKRSEAKLTVNYDGEPIFEKIANTQVEYATNTSAQVLKISGKYYAVDNGVWFVASKAKGPWQVADDIPQEAIAQIPPSSPMYNTTYVTVYDSTPDVVYVGYTPGYMWSYPYYGVPIYGTGWYYPPYYVGGWYYPRPPTWGLHVGYNPWTGWNVGVSWGSPFFRVGVVWGGGYHHHPRPCCGRYYGGGYRGNTNININGNVNIGNSVSIANRDHAKKRIAANPTNRTGGRIAQGHRTNNLYNQGVNKKRNAIKQPSTGKINRAKVSPKRANNVYADKRGGVVRHENGQWQNRSNKNWKTVPKQGTLNSPSFPNQQQRNQQINRQKPNNRSFDHKTMNRDLHGRQMGNMSRGGHQPMGNARRGR
- a CDS encoding DUF3313 family protein, giving the protein MTKQQGLKLSFIALAASLVIGCNSTNPTNAPQVSPEGMELKKSTRSTVAYKKEGVDFSEYDKVQILPSAVAFKKNWKRDYNRDQVSLSTRINDADVIRMKAEMAELFDEVFKEEFGKDANFSLVDKVSSKTLVVRPAIINLDVSAPDMRSAINVKTYADDAGQATLFIELYDGVSGEILARAVNTAVAGDNSYHQWANRVSNRADAKRMIRKWAKALRIKFDEAHMPKTN
- a CDS encoding RNA-binding S4 domain-containing protein, whose translation is MSESYLVIELNHQPVELCKLLKIANLVSGGGEAKVVISEGYVLLNGEVEYQKRKKVYHEDVIEFNGEVVQLLINEELTEAEVIPESLEESITPAVSEVTTKSPTKTTNEQSNYVSKAKTPQKKARPNKKQAKSDFIAQPQDIEIVKVPRKRKPISF